One Hordeum vulgare subsp. vulgare chromosome 4H, MorexV3_pseudomolecules_assembly, whole genome shotgun sequence DNA window includes the following coding sequences:
- the LOC123451073 gene encoding alanine--tRNA ligase-like isoform X1, whose product MEEPPKWPAALVRQVFIDFFTSKSHTPWPSSPVVPHKDPTLLFTNAGMNGFKPIFLGLAAPDSPLGRLRRACNTQKCIRAGGKHNDLDDVGKDTYHHTFFEMLGSWSFGDYFKEEAISYAWELLTQVYKLPTDRIYATYFGGDEKSGVAPDTESKNIWLKYLPNERVLPFGCKDNFWEMGDTGPCGPCSEIHFDRIGNRDAASLVNNDDPTCIEIWNLVFIQFNRESDGTLSSLPAKHVDTGMGFERLTSILQNKMSNYDTDVFMPLFDAIHKLTGVGIQPYSGKVGSDDVGKVDMAYRVVADHIRTLSFAIADGSQPGNEGREYVLRRILRRAVHFGHKKLMAKKGFFSSLVDVFVQLMGDVFPELKDNEKKIKDIITDEEASFENTLVKGYERFKKAADAVKENGGAVLSGEDAFVLWDTYGYPIDLTEVMAVDFGLAVDMEGFNVCMEEARQKARNARYKVAGGKSIVLDANATSQLRNHGIASTNDSPKFQHEVHSTVVKAIYTGSEFTATASGDEDFGLVLESTSFYAEQGGQIYDIGSIEGPSGSFTVNNVQVFAGYVLHICSFLEGPDSKALSVGDEVKCKVDYARRALIASNHTCTHMLNFALREVLGDHVDQKGSIVLPEKLRFDFSHGKPVQPEDLRRIEDIVKQQIKEGLEVSAQEIKLADAKRINGLRAVFGEIYPDPVRVVSIGPKVGDLLANPESKKWSSISTELCGGTHISNTRDAAEFALISEEGIAKGVRRITAVTAECASQAIKLAQSIEADINEASKLLDGATLEKKIGSIKNTLDAAAIPAARKADLRGNVSKLEVCKCFSSFDQLRKAKKKMGEENMQNAVKTAMNAAEAAFLEGKPFCVTRVDVGLDSTAVREAVVKAMNRFKSLPVMVFSTDEASNKAVVYAAVPPDAPNGFKVLDWLIPSITPLKWRGGGGKNGLAQGQGSDASRVKEAMELATQIASMKLS is encoded by the exons ATGGAGGAGCCGCCGAAGTGGCCGGCCGCCCTGGTCCGGCAGGTTTTCATCGACTTCTTCACGTCCAAGTCGCACACGCCATGGCCGTCCAGCCCCGTGGTGCCCCACAAAGACCCCACGCTCCTCTTCACCAACGCCGGGATGAACGGGTTCAAGCCGATATTCCTCGGCCTCGCCGCCCCGGACTCGCCGCTTGGCCGCCTGCGCCGCGCCTGCAACACCCAGAAGTGCATCCGCGCCGGCGGCAAGCACAACGACCTCGACGACGTGGGCAAGGACACCTACCACCACACCTTTTTCGAGATGCTCGGCAGCTGGTCCTTCGGGGACTACTTCAAGGAGGAGGCCATCTCGTATGCGTGGGAGCTCCTCACCCAG GTCTACAAATTGCCCACTGATAGAATCTATGCAACATACTTTGGTGGCGATGAGAAATCTGGTGTGGCTCCCGATACCGAGTCGAAAAACATATGGTTGAAGTATCTACCGAATGAAAGAGTTCTGCCTTTCGGTTGCAAG GATAACTTTTGGGAGATGGGCGACACAGGTCCTTGTGGGCCATGCTCAGAGATTCATTTTGATCGTATTGGCAACCGTGACGCAGCTTCATTAGTGAATAATGATGACCCTACTTGTATTGAGATCTGGAATCTTGTGTTTATTCAG TTCAACAGGGAATCAGACGGTACTTTGAGTTCCTTGCCAGCAAAACATGTTGACACTGGAATGGGCTTCGAGCGTTTGACTTCTATCCTTCAGAATAAAATGAGCAATTACGATACAGATGTGTTCATGCCATTATTTGATGCCATCCACAAG CTGACAGGCGTTGGAATTCAACCATACTCTGGTAAAGTAGGATCCGATGATGTTGGGAAAGTTGATATGGCATATAGGGTTGTTGCAGATCACATAAGAACCCTTTCTTTTGCTATTGCTGATGGTTCTCAACCTG GAAATGAGGGAAGAGAGTATGTTCTAAGGCGTATACTTAGACGTGCTGTTCACTTTGGTCATAAAAAATTGATGGCAAAGAAAGGATTTTTTAGCTC CCTTGTAGATGTTTTTGTCCAATTGATGGGTGACGTGTTTCCTGAGCTGAAGGACAATGAAAAGAAGATTAAAGATATCATTACAGACGAAGAGGCAAGCTTTGAGAACACTCTAGTGAAG GGATATGAGAGATTTAAGAAAGCTGCAGATGCTGTCAAGGAGAATGGCGGGGCAGTACTTAGTGGCGAG GATGCATTTGTTCTGTGGGACACCTATGGTTATCCAATTGATTTGACCGAG GTCATGGCAGTTGACTTCGGGCTCGCTGTTGACATGGAGGGTTTTAATGTTTGCATGGAAGAAGCAAGGCAAAAGGCTCGGAATGCTCGCTACAAGGTT GCTGGTGGCAAATCTATTGTCCTGGATGCTAATGCTACATCGCAGCTGCGCAATCATGGGATTGCCAGCACAAATGATAGCCCGAAATTCCAACACGAG GTACATAGCACTGTGGTGAAAGCTATCTATACTGGCTCAGAGTTCACAGCCACTGCATCTGGTGATGAAGATTTTGGTCTTGTTTTGGAAAGCACGAGCTTCTATGCGGAACAGGGTGGTCAG ATCTATGACATTGGGAGTATCGAGGGGCCATCTGGATCTTTCACTGTGAACAATGTCCAAGTGTTTGCTGGCTATGTCCTGCATATCTGTTCATTTCTGGAAGGGCCTGACTCCAAGGCATTGTCTGTTGGGGATGAAGTGAAATGCAAG GTTGATTACGCACGGCGTGCTCTCATTGCTTCAAACCACACATGTACCCATATGCTCAACTTTGCTCTAAGG GAAGTACTTGGTGACCATGTTGACCAGAAAGGTTCCATTGTTCTTCCAGAGAAGCTGAGATTTGATTTCTCCCATG GGAAACCTGTTCAGCCCGAAgatttgagaagaattgaggatataGTGAAGCAGCAAATAAAGGAAGGGTTGGAGGTATCTGCACAAGAAATAAAATTAGCTGACGCAAAGCGCATAAATGGCCTGCGAGCGGTGTTTGGTGAA ATCTACCCTGATCCTGTAAGAGTTGTATCGATTGGTCCCAAAGTGGGAGATCTGCTTGCAAACCCTGAAAGCAAAAAATGGTCATCCATATCAACTGAGCTGTGTGGAG GTACACACATTTCGAACACCAGAGACGCTGCGGAATTTGCCCTCATATCTGAAGAGGGTATCGCAAAAGGTGTTCGGAGGATAACGGCTGTTACTGCTGAGTGTGCCTCCCAGGCTATCAAGTTGGCACAATCTATTGAAGCTGATATCAATGAAGCATCTAAGCTACTGGACGGAGCGACACTGGAAAAG AAAATTGGGTCCATCAAGAACACATTGGATGCAGCTGCTATCCCAGCTGCGAGAAAAGCTGATCTAAGAGGCAATGTCTCAAAGTTGGAGGTCTGTAAGTGTTTCAGTTCATTT GATCAACTTAGGAAGGCAAAGAAGAAAATGGGTGAAGAAAATATGCAAAACGCTGTCAAGACCGCCATGAATGCCGCAGAAGCGGCTTTTTTGGAAGGAAAACCCTTCTGTGTTACTCGTGTCGATGTGGGTCTTGATAGCACTGCTGTCCGTGAAGCAGTTGTCAAAGCCATGAACCGTTTCAAG AGTCTGCCGGTGATGGTATTCAGCACAGACGAGGCATCAAACAAGGCTGTTGTTTATGCCGCTGTACCCCCCGACGCACCCAATGGCTTCAAGGTGTTGGATTGGCTTATACCTTCAATCACACCACtcaagtggagaggaggtggcGGCAAGAATGGTCTTGCCCAGGGCCAG GGAAGTGATGCTTCTCGGGTCAAGGAAGCCATGGAGCTTGCAACCCAGATAGCTTCAATGAAGCTGAGCTGA
- the LOC123451073 gene encoding alanine--tRNA ligase-like isoform X2 has protein sequence MEEPPKWPAALVRQVFIDFFTSKSHTPWPSSPVVPHKDPTLLFTNAGMNGFKPIFLGLAAPDSPLGRLRRACNTQKCIRAGGKHNDLDDVGKDTYHHTFFEMLGSWSFGDYFKEEAISYAWELLTQVYKLPTDRIYATYFGGDEKSGVAPDTESKNIWLKYLPNERVLPFGCKDNFWEMGDTGPCGPCSEIHFDRIGNRDAASLVNNDDPTCIEIWNLVFIQFNRESDGTLSSLPAKHVDTGMGFERLTSILQNKMSNYDTDVFMPLFDAIHKLTGVGIQPYSGKVGSDDVGKVDMAYRVVADHIRTLSFAIADGSQPGNEGREYVLRRILRRAVHFGHKKLMAKKGFFSSLVDVFVQLMGDVFPELKDNEKKIKDIITDEEASFENTLVKGYERFKKAADAVKENGGAVLSGEDAFVLWDTYGYPIDLTEVMAVDFGLAVDMEGFNVCMEEARQKARNARYKVAGGKSIVLDANATSQLRNHGIASTNDSPKFQHEVHSTVVKAIYTGSEFTATASGDEDFGLVLESTSFYAEQGGQIYDIGSIEGPSGSFTVNNVQVFAGYVLHICSFLEGPDSKALSVGDEVKCKVDYARRALIASNHTCTHMLNFALREVLGDHVDQKGSIVLPEKLRFDFSHGKPVQPEDLRRIEDIVKQQIKEGLEVSAQEIKLADAKRINGLRAVFGEIYPDPVRVVSIGPKVGDLLANPESKKWSSISTELCGGTHISNTRDAAEFALISEEGIAKGVRRITAVTAECASQAIKLAQSIEADINEASKLLDGATLEKKIGSIKNTLDAAAIPAARKADLRGNVSKLEDQLRKAKKKMGEENMQNAVKTAMNAAEAAFLEGKPFCVTRVDVGLDSTAVREAVVKAMNRFKSLPVMVFSTDEASNKAVVYAAVPPDAPNGFKVLDWLIPSITPLKWRGGGGKNGLAQGQGSDASRVKEAMELATQIASMKLS, from the exons ATGGAGGAGCCGCCGAAGTGGCCGGCCGCCCTGGTCCGGCAGGTTTTCATCGACTTCTTCACGTCCAAGTCGCACACGCCATGGCCGTCCAGCCCCGTGGTGCCCCACAAAGACCCCACGCTCCTCTTCACCAACGCCGGGATGAACGGGTTCAAGCCGATATTCCTCGGCCTCGCCGCCCCGGACTCGCCGCTTGGCCGCCTGCGCCGCGCCTGCAACACCCAGAAGTGCATCCGCGCCGGCGGCAAGCACAACGACCTCGACGACGTGGGCAAGGACACCTACCACCACACCTTTTTCGAGATGCTCGGCAGCTGGTCCTTCGGGGACTACTTCAAGGAGGAGGCCATCTCGTATGCGTGGGAGCTCCTCACCCAG GTCTACAAATTGCCCACTGATAGAATCTATGCAACATACTTTGGTGGCGATGAGAAATCTGGTGTGGCTCCCGATACCGAGTCGAAAAACATATGGTTGAAGTATCTACCGAATGAAAGAGTTCTGCCTTTCGGTTGCAAG GATAACTTTTGGGAGATGGGCGACACAGGTCCTTGTGGGCCATGCTCAGAGATTCATTTTGATCGTATTGGCAACCGTGACGCAGCTTCATTAGTGAATAATGATGACCCTACTTGTATTGAGATCTGGAATCTTGTGTTTATTCAG TTCAACAGGGAATCAGACGGTACTTTGAGTTCCTTGCCAGCAAAACATGTTGACACTGGAATGGGCTTCGAGCGTTTGACTTCTATCCTTCAGAATAAAATGAGCAATTACGATACAGATGTGTTCATGCCATTATTTGATGCCATCCACAAG CTGACAGGCGTTGGAATTCAACCATACTCTGGTAAAGTAGGATCCGATGATGTTGGGAAAGTTGATATGGCATATAGGGTTGTTGCAGATCACATAAGAACCCTTTCTTTTGCTATTGCTGATGGTTCTCAACCTG GAAATGAGGGAAGAGAGTATGTTCTAAGGCGTATACTTAGACGTGCTGTTCACTTTGGTCATAAAAAATTGATGGCAAAGAAAGGATTTTTTAGCTC CCTTGTAGATGTTTTTGTCCAATTGATGGGTGACGTGTTTCCTGAGCTGAAGGACAATGAAAAGAAGATTAAAGATATCATTACAGACGAAGAGGCAAGCTTTGAGAACACTCTAGTGAAG GGATATGAGAGATTTAAGAAAGCTGCAGATGCTGTCAAGGAGAATGGCGGGGCAGTACTTAGTGGCGAG GATGCATTTGTTCTGTGGGACACCTATGGTTATCCAATTGATTTGACCGAG GTCATGGCAGTTGACTTCGGGCTCGCTGTTGACATGGAGGGTTTTAATGTTTGCATGGAAGAAGCAAGGCAAAAGGCTCGGAATGCTCGCTACAAGGTT GCTGGTGGCAAATCTATTGTCCTGGATGCTAATGCTACATCGCAGCTGCGCAATCATGGGATTGCCAGCACAAATGATAGCCCGAAATTCCAACACGAG GTACATAGCACTGTGGTGAAAGCTATCTATACTGGCTCAGAGTTCACAGCCACTGCATCTGGTGATGAAGATTTTGGTCTTGTTTTGGAAAGCACGAGCTTCTATGCGGAACAGGGTGGTCAG ATCTATGACATTGGGAGTATCGAGGGGCCATCTGGATCTTTCACTGTGAACAATGTCCAAGTGTTTGCTGGCTATGTCCTGCATATCTGTTCATTTCTGGAAGGGCCTGACTCCAAGGCATTGTCTGTTGGGGATGAAGTGAAATGCAAG GTTGATTACGCACGGCGTGCTCTCATTGCTTCAAACCACACATGTACCCATATGCTCAACTTTGCTCTAAGG GAAGTACTTGGTGACCATGTTGACCAGAAAGGTTCCATTGTTCTTCCAGAGAAGCTGAGATTTGATTTCTCCCATG GGAAACCTGTTCAGCCCGAAgatttgagaagaattgaggatataGTGAAGCAGCAAATAAAGGAAGGGTTGGAGGTATCTGCACAAGAAATAAAATTAGCTGACGCAAAGCGCATAAATGGCCTGCGAGCGGTGTTTGGTGAA ATCTACCCTGATCCTGTAAGAGTTGTATCGATTGGTCCCAAAGTGGGAGATCTGCTTGCAAACCCTGAAAGCAAAAAATGGTCATCCATATCAACTGAGCTGTGTGGAG GTACACACATTTCGAACACCAGAGACGCTGCGGAATTTGCCCTCATATCTGAAGAGGGTATCGCAAAAGGTGTTCGGAGGATAACGGCTGTTACTGCTGAGTGTGCCTCCCAGGCTATCAAGTTGGCACAATCTATTGAAGCTGATATCAATGAAGCATCTAAGCTACTGGACGGAGCGACACTGGAAAAG AAAATTGGGTCCATCAAGAACACATTGGATGCAGCTGCTATCCCAGCTGCGAGAAAAGCTGATCTAAGAGGCAATGTCTCAAAGTTGGAG GATCAACTTAGGAAGGCAAAGAAGAAAATGGGTGAAGAAAATATGCAAAACGCTGTCAAGACCGCCATGAATGCCGCAGAAGCGGCTTTTTTGGAAGGAAAACCCTTCTGTGTTACTCGTGTCGATGTGGGTCTTGATAGCACTGCTGTCCGTGAAGCAGTTGTCAAAGCCATGAACCGTTTCAAG AGTCTGCCGGTGATGGTATTCAGCACAGACGAGGCATCAAACAAGGCTGTTGTTTATGCCGCTGTACCCCCCGACGCACCCAATGGCTTCAAGGTGTTGGATTGGCTTATACCTTCAATCACACCACtcaagtggagaggaggtggcGGCAAGAATGGTCTTGCCCAGGGCCAG GGAAGTGATGCTTCTCGGGTCAAGGAAGCCATGGAGCTTGCAACCCAGATAGCTTCAATGAAGCTGAGCTGA